Proteins co-encoded in one Stutzerimonas stutzeri genomic window:
- a CDS encoding FecR family protein, which produces MPAVAAVLCLAVLIGLLVQPGGIAALSADYRTAVGERRLVELSDGSRAWLNSDTALSVDMSGRQRALRLHRGEALFEVAHDPQRPFVVRAAEREVRALGTRFDVNLLGRHMHVEVSEGIVQVDGADAPPLRLIAGQQVSLGEEMPVATVQPLDPDDASAWRRGKLIFNQRPLGDVLAQIERYLPGRILITDDALRQHRISGVADLDDPAALLASLDRLQSVRISRLPWLVVVRPAPES; this is translated from the coding sequence GTGCCTGCGGTAGCCGCTGTGCTTTGTCTGGCCGTGCTGATCGGCCTGCTCGTTCAGCCGGGCGGCATTGCGGCCCTGTCGGCCGACTATCGCACCGCCGTCGGTGAGCGCCGCCTGGTCGAGCTGAGCGATGGCAGCCGTGCCTGGTTGAACAGCGATACCGCGCTGTCAGTGGACATGTCAGGACGTCAGCGTGCGCTTCGCCTGCATCGCGGCGAGGCGCTGTTCGAGGTCGCCCATGATCCGCAGCGCCCGTTCGTGGTCAGGGCGGCGGAACGTGAGGTTCGGGCGCTGGGGACGCGCTTCGACGTCAATCTGCTTGGCCGCCATATGCATGTCGAAGTCAGCGAAGGCATCGTGCAGGTCGACGGCGCCGACGCCCCGCCCTTGCGTCTTATCGCAGGGCAGCAGGTGAGCCTTGGCGAGGAGATGCCTGTCGCGACGGTCCAGCCACTGGACCCGGACGATGCGAGCGCCTGGCGGCGAGGCAAGCTGATTTTCAATCAAAGGCCGTTGGGCGATGTACTCGCGCAAATCGAGCGGTACCTGCCCGGGCGCATCCTGATAACCGATGATGCGTTGCGCCAGCACCGGATCAGCGGCGTCGCCGATCTCGACGATCCCGCGGCGTTGCTGGCCAGTCTCGACCGGTTGCAGTCGGTGCGGATATCACGACTGCCCTGGCTGGTGGTGGTACGACCGGCTCCTGAATCCTGA
- the yghU gene encoding glutathione-dependent disulfide-bond oxidoreductase yields the protein MPDSTYVPPKVWTHDAPSGGKFASINAPTAGAREEKALPVGKHPLQLYSLATPNGVKVSIMLEELLALGHSGAEYDAWLIQIGEGDQFGSGFVEINPNSKIPALADHSIGGEPLRVFESGSILVYLAEKFGAFLPTETRARTETLNWLFWQMGSAPFLGGGFGHFYAYAPEKYEYPINRYAMEVKRQLDVLDRQLAENRYIAGDEYSIADMAVWPWYGVLARGELYEAGEFLSVQDYKHLQRWAAEIAERPAVIRGRKVNRTWGEPSEQAPERHSAADLD from the coding sequence ATGCCTGATAGCACTTACGTACCGCCGAAAGTCTGGACCCATGACGCGCCCTCGGGCGGCAAGTTCGCCAGCATCAACGCCCCCACCGCCGGTGCGCGCGAGGAGAAGGCGCTGCCGGTCGGCAAGCATCCGCTGCAGCTCTACTCGCTGGCCACGCCAAACGGCGTGAAGGTCAGCATCATGCTCGAAGAATTACTCGCGCTCGGCCACAGCGGCGCCGAGTACGACGCCTGGCTGATTCAGATTGGCGAAGGCGACCAGTTCGGCAGCGGTTTTGTCGAGATCAACCCGAACTCCAAGATTCCGGCCCTGGCCGACCATAGCATCGGTGGCGAGCCGCTGCGGGTGTTCGAGTCCGGCTCGATCCTGGTCTACCTCGCCGAGAAGTTCGGCGCCTTCCTGCCGACCGAAACCCGCGCCCGTACCGAAACCCTGAACTGGCTGTTCTGGCAGATGGGTTCAGCGCCCTTCCTCGGCGGTGGCTTCGGGCATTTCTATGCCTACGCGCCGGAGAAGTACGAGTACCCGATCAATCGCTACGCCATGGAGGTCAAGCGCCAGCTCGACGTGCTCGATCGGCAACTGGCCGAGAACCGCTACATCGCCGGCGACGAGTACAGCATCGCCGACATGGCCGTCTGGCCATGGTACGGCGTGCTCGCCCGTGGCGAACTGTACGAGGCTGGTGAATTCCTTTCCGTGCAGGACTATAAGCACCTGCAGCGCTGGGCGGCGGAAATCGCCGAGCGGCCCGCGGTGATCCGTGGTCGCAAGGTCAACCGCACCTGGGGCGAGCCGTCGGAGCAGGCGCCGGAACGGCACAGCGCCGCCGACCTGGATTGA
- a CDS encoding DUF3060 domain-containing protein codes for MQKLMVVGALCAALATTAQAETLELDGIGNSRDVMCKGQDVSITGNANHFRLSGDCGKVEVDGSDQVVTIGSVASLEVTGGKNQIEAERVGGLDVSGADHRITTQVQGDGQQPASVVLYGGGNRLTLDLRGPVHLEVNGVGQQVTWRGDDPTVETSGGEHSLQRQ; via the coding sequence ATGCAGAAGCTAATGGTGGTGGGTGCGCTATGTGCGGCGCTGGCAACGACGGCCCAGGCCGAGACGCTGGAACTCGATGGCATCGGCAACTCACGTGATGTGATGTGCAAGGGGCAGGACGTCAGCATTACCGGCAATGCCAATCACTTTCGTCTGAGTGGTGACTGCGGCAAGGTCGAGGTGGACGGATCGGACCAGGTGGTGACCATCGGCAGTGTCGCCAGCCTGGAGGTGACCGGCGGAAAAAATCAGATCGAAGCTGAGCGAGTCGGGGGCCTGGATGTGAGTGGTGCCGATCACCGGATCACCACTCAGGTGCAAGGCGACGGCCAGCAACCGGCCTCGGTCGTGCTGTATGGCGGCGGCAATAGACTCACGCTGGACCTGCGAGGGCCGGTGCATCTGGAGGTCAACGGTGTCGGCCAGCAGGTCACCTGGCGCGGAGACGATCCGACAGTCGAGACCAGCGGCGGCGAGCACAGCCTTCAGCGTCAGTAG
- a CDS encoding S8 family peptidase encodes MSRRVGLFLSALLAAGAGQVAAKPNPSMEASLKTGRPFVQGELLVQFKSGASEVAKTAALSKHGAKAAQKLLDKAARKDARGDLVRTKLGKGQKVSAALIARLAEDPAVEFVEPNWIYHTQVANPNDPGLGMLWGLQGATTSPAQPYGSGALAAWNAGALCSKKVYVGIVDEGVMATHGDLRPNVWINPGEGSRADRLDNDGNGLVDDILGWDFAANNASIFDGPADDHGTHVAGTIAAVANNSAGVFGVCPTAKYITAKFLGANGGTTVDAVKAINYLTQLKLAKKINLVATNNSWGGGGYSQALYDAIKAAGNANILFIAAAGNNGFDIDATPSYPASYKLPNVIAVAAIDQNGQRAYFSNYGVNSVHIAAPGVDIPSTVPTASSTAGYAYMSGTSMATPHVTGAAALYASLNPCATAAQIREALLRLAVRDPQLTGVVQQNRRLDVSKIRSELTCTAQ; translated from the coding sequence ATGAGTCGGCGTGTCGGTCTTTTTCTGTCTGCGCTACTGGCTGCCGGGGCCGGGCAGGTAGCGGCGAAACCCAACCCCTCGATGGAGGCTTCGCTCAAGACGGGCAGGCCCTTCGTCCAGGGCGAGCTGCTGGTGCAGTTCAAGTCCGGTGCGTCGGAGGTGGCCAAGACTGCTGCGCTGTCCAAGCATGGCGCCAAGGCGGCGCAAAAGCTGCTCGACAAGGCGGCCCGCAAGGACGCCAGGGGTGATCTGGTCCGCACGAAACTGGGCAAAGGTCAGAAGGTCAGCGCGGCACTCATTGCCCGGCTTGCCGAGGACCCTGCCGTGGAGTTCGTCGAGCCCAACTGGATCTACCACACCCAGGTGGCCAACCCCAACGATCCGGGGCTCGGTATGCTCTGGGGCCTGCAGGGGGCCACCACCTCGCCGGCTCAACCCTACGGCAGCGGTGCGCTGGCAGCCTGGAACGCGGGCGCGCTGTGCTCCAAAAAGGTATATGTCGGGATCGTCGATGAAGGCGTGATGGCGACGCACGGTGACCTGCGCCCCAACGTGTGGATCAACCCGGGCGAGGGCAGCCGAGCCGATCGCCTGGACAACGACGGCAACGGCCTGGTCGATGACATCCTGGGCTGGGATTTCGCTGCCAACAACGCCAGCATATTCGACGGGCCTGCCGACGATCACGGCACCCACGTAGCCGGCACCATCGCGGCGGTGGCGAACAACAGTGCCGGCGTGTTCGGCGTCTGCCCAACGGCCAAGTACATCACCGCGAAGTTTCTCGGCGCCAATGGCGGCACCACCGTGGATGCGGTGAAGGCCATCAACTACCTGACGCAACTGAAACTGGCGAAGAAGATCAACCTGGTCGCCACCAACAACTCATGGGGCGGCGGCGGTTACTCGCAGGCGCTGTATGACGCCATCAAGGCGGCCGGCAACGCCAACATCCTCTTCATCGCAGCGGCCGGTAATAACGGCTTCGATATCGATGCCACACCGAGCTATCCGGCGAGCTACAAACTACCTAACGTGATCGCGGTGGCGGCCATCGACCAGAATGGCCAGCGTGCGTATTTCTCCAATTACGGGGTCAACAGCGTGCATATCGCCGCACCCGGTGTCGATATCCCGTCGACGGTGCCCACCGCGTCCAGCACGGCGGGCTACGCCTACATGAGCGGCACCTCCATGGCGACGCCACACGTGACCGGGGCGGCGGCGCTGTATGCCTCGCTCAACCCCTGCGCTACCGCCGCGCAAATTCGCGAGGCCCTGTTGCGACTGGCGGTGCGCGATCCGCAGCTCACCGGTGTGGTGCAGCAGAATCGCCGGCTCGATGTCTCCAAAATCCGCAGCGAACTGACCTGTACCGCTCAGTGA
- the trpB gene encoding tryptophan synthase subunit beta — protein sequence MTSLRNGPDAKGLFGHFGGQYVAETLMPLIHELAAEYEKAKQDPEFAKELAYFQRDYVGRPSPLYFAERLTEFCGGAKIYLKREELNHTGAHKINNCIGQILLAKRMGKQRIIAETGAGMHGVATATVAARFGMQCVIYMGTTDIERQQANVFRMKLLGAEVIPVTAGTGTLKDAMNEALRDWVTNVHNTFYLIGTVAGPHPYPAMVRDFQAVIGKETRDQMQAQEGRLPDSLVACIGGGSNAMGLFHPFLDDQSVAIIGVEAAGHGIETGQHAASLNGGVPGVLHGNRTFLLQNDDGQIIDAHSISAGLDYPGIGPEHAWLHDIGRVEYTSITDKEALAAFHKCCRLEGIIPALESSHALAEVFKRAPTLPKDHLMVVNLSGRGDKDMQTVMHHYDEQEEHI from the coding sequence ATGACCTCATTGCGCAACGGCCCTGACGCCAAGGGCCTGTTCGGCCACTTCGGCGGTCAGTACGTCGCCGAAACCCTGATGCCACTCATCCACGAGCTGGCCGCCGAGTACGAAAAAGCCAAGCAGGACCCCGAGTTCGCCAAGGAGCTCGCCTACTTCCAGCGCGACTACGTCGGCCGCCCCTCCCCGCTGTATTTCGCCGAACGCCTGACCGAGTTCTGCGGTGGCGCGAAGATTTACCTCAAGCGCGAAGAGCTCAATCACACCGGCGCGCACAAGATCAACAACTGCATCGGCCAGATCCTACTGGCCAAGCGCATGGGCAAGCAGCGCATCATTGCCGAGACCGGCGCCGGCATGCACGGCGTGGCCACCGCCACCGTGGCCGCGCGCTTCGGCATGCAGTGCGTGATCTACATGGGCACCACCGATATCGAGCGCCAGCAGGCCAACGTCTTCCGCATGAAGCTCCTGGGCGCCGAGGTGATTCCGGTCACTGCCGGCACCGGCACCCTGAAGGACGCAATGAACGAAGCCCTGCGCGACTGGGTGACCAACGTCCACAACACCTTCTACCTGATCGGCACCGTCGCCGGCCCGCACCCCTACCCGGCCATGGTCCGCGATTTCCAGGCCGTTATCGGCAAGGAAACCCGCGACCAGATGCAGGCCCAGGAAGGCCGCCTACCCGACTCGCTGGTCGCCTGCATCGGCGGCGGCTCCAATGCCATGGGCCTGTTCCACCCCTTCCTCGATGACCAGAGCGTGGCCATCATCGGCGTCGAAGCGGCCGGCCACGGCATCGAGACCGGCCAGCATGCCGCCAGCCTCAACGGCGGCGTACCCGGCGTGCTGCACGGCAACCGCACCTTCCTGCTGCAGAACGACGACGGCCAGATCATCGACGCCCACTCGATCTCTGCCGGCCTGGATTATCCCGGCATCGGCCCGGAACACGCCTGGCTGCACGACATCGGCCGCGTCGAGTACACCTCGATCACCGACAAGGAAGCGCTCGCCGCCTTCCACAAGTGCTGCCGCCTGGAAGGCATCATCCCCGCGCTGGAGTCCTCCCACGCATTGGCCGAAGTCTTCAAGCGCGCGCCGACCCTGCCGAAGGATCACCTGATGGTGGTCAACCTCTCCGGCCGCGGCGACAAGGACATGCAGACCGTCATGCACCACTACGACGAACAGGAAGAACACATATGA
- a CDS encoding LysR family transcriptional regulator: MSRDLPPLNALRAFEAAARLQSVSRAGAELHVTHGAISRQIRALEEELGVSLFDKDGRGVKLTDAGVRLRDAASDAFERLRGTCSELRRGASEQPFVLGCPGSLLARWFIPRLDRLNRDLPDLHLQLAASEGELDPRRAGLDATLWFAEPPWPADMQVHELAVERIGPVLSPHHPRFAALSQARPDELLGEPLLYTASRPQAWPAWALGNGLDPARLQMGQGFEHLYFLLEAALAGLGVAIAPHQLVADDLRQGRLLAPWGFVETQARLVLWVPARRADRRAAMLADWLRQQLV, from the coding sequence ATGAGCCGCGACCTGCCACCACTCAATGCACTGCGCGCCTTCGAGGCCGCTGCCCGCCTGCAAAGCGTCAGCCGTGCCGGCGCGGAGCTGCACGTGACGCACGGTGCCATCAGCCGGCAGATTCGAGCGCTTGAAGAGGAGTTGGGGGTCAGCCTGTTCGACAAGGACGGGCGGGGGGTCAAGCTAACCGATGCTGGCGTACGCCTGCGCGACGCCGCCTCCGATGCCTTTGAACGTCTGCGCGGCACCTGCTCCGAGCTGCGGCGCGGGGCCTCCGAACAGCCCTTCGTCCTCGGATGCCCGGGCAGCTTGCTGGCGCGCTGGTTCATCCCGCGGCTCGATCGGCTCAACCGTGACTTACCGGACCTGCATCTGCAGCTGGCGGCCAGCGAGGGCGAGCTGGATCCGCGCCGCGCCGGGCTGGATGCCACGCTCTGGTTTGCCGAGCCGCCCTGGCCGGCGGACATGCAGGTTCACGAGCTGGCCGTCGAACGCATCGGACCGGTGCTGAGCCCGCACCATCCGCGTTTCGCTGCGCTGAGTCAGGCGCGGCCGGATGAGCTGCTTGGCGAGCCGCTGCTATATACCGCTTCACGCCCGCAGGCCTGGCCAGCCTGGGCGTTGGGCAACGGCCTCGATCCGGCCCGGCTGCAAATGGGGCAGGGCTTCGAGCATCTGTATTTTCTGTTGGAAGCGGCACTGGCGGGGCTCGGTGTGGCCATCGCGCCCCATCAGCTGGTCGCCGATGACCTGCGCCAGGGCCGTTTGCTGGCGCCCTGGGGCTTCGTCGAAACGCAGGCGCGACTGGTGCTGTGGGTACCGGCGCGGCGCGCTGACCGACGTGCGGCGATGCTGGCGGACTGGTTGCGTCAGCAGTTGGTTTGA
- a CDS encoding REP-associated tyrosine transposase: MSNYRRSHVPGGTWFFTLTLADRQSQLLIEEITLLRHAYGQTRRARSFQTLAICILPDHLHVIWTLPEGDADYAGRWSLLKSTFSRQLPVAAQSPSKARKREKGIWQRRYWEHQIRDECDLQRHVDYIHYNPVKHGLVERVADWPYSSFDRYVKNGLVRGDWAGSTAVDGCYGE, from the coding sequence ATGTCGAACTACCGCCGAAGCCATGTGCCAGGTGGCACGTGGTTTTTCACTCTCACCCTGGCCGACCGCCAATCCCAACTACTGATCGAAGAAATCACACTTCTTCGCCATGCCTACGGCCAGACCCGGCGCGCCCGTTCTTTCCAAACCCTCGCTATCTGCATCCTGCCTGATCACCTGCACGTTATTTGGACGCTACCGGAAGGCGACGCCGACTACGCCGGTCGCTGGAGCCTGCTCAAAAGTACCTTCTCCCGACAGCTTCCCGTAGCCGCGCAAAGTCCCAGCAAGGCACGCAAGCGAGAAAAAGGCATCTGGCAGCGCCGCTATTGGGAGCATCAGATTCGCGACGAATGTGACCTGCAGCGCCACGTTGATTACATTCATTACAACCCGGTCAAGCATGGGCTAGTCGAGAGAGTTGCCGACTGGCCCTATTCGAGCTTCGACCGATACGTGAAGAACGGGCTAGTGCGAGGCGACTGGGCAGGCAGCACGGCGGTCGATGGCTGCTATGGTGAGTAA
- a CDS encoding DUF4126 family protein, which translates to MTSSTGVLLGALALGLVTGMRSTLAPAMTSRALAAHDDIEYANEPARTLASRRAQQVLLPMAAAELLGDKMPFAPDRTIVPSMIFRALSGGVTAAALASMRREPLLLPALIGATAALVSSKIGLGLRKPYQPQPLLNAALGLAEDGLAVTIGNAGLRRALG; encoded by the coding sequence ATGACTTCATCCACGGGTGTGTTGCTGGGTGCCCTCGCACTTGGCCTGGTGACCGGCATGCGCAGCACGCTGGCGCCAGCGATGACCAGCCGTGCGCTGGCTGCGCATGACGATATCGAGTATGCCAACGAGCCCGCGCGTACCCTGGCGTCGCGCCGTGCGCAGCAGGTGCTGCTGCCAATGGCGGCGGCGGAGCTGCTCGGTGACAAGATGCCCTTTGCGCCGGATCGCACCATTGTCCCGTCGATGATCTTCCGCGCGCTGTCTGGCGGCGTAACGGCAGCGGCGCTGGCCAGCATGCGGCGCGAGCCCTTGCTGCTGCCGGCACTGATCGGGGCGACGGCGGCGCTGGTCTCCTCGAAGATCGGCCTTGGGCTGCGCAAGCCGTACCAGCCGCAACCGCTGCTCAATGCGGCCCTCGGGCTGGCAGAGGACGGCCTGGCGGTGACCATCGGCAACGCCGGACTGCGGCGCGCATTGGGTTAG
- a CDS encoding sigma-70 family RNA polymerase sigma factor translates to MIITLITVYASRPGLRVRKRSASESTTTMRPPGTSLLQRSFQAHYADLMRFLARRLGDTQRAADVAQDTWLRLADHPSEHAVQNPRAYLFRVAGNLAIDDLRREHRLAELHVADAPLEELSDPQAALESRMLAQESLALLDAALEQLPSNVRQALLLNRLDGLTHAQIACRLGVSESMVGKYLVQAMRHCRAWRSRQVADE, encoded by the coding sequence ATGATCATTACTCTCATCACCGTGTATGCTTCTCGACCCGGACTCAGGGTCCGGAAACGATCGGCCTCCGAGAGCACCACAACCATGCGGCCCCCAGGCACATCCCTGTTACAGCGAAGCTTCCAGGCGCACTATGCCGACCTGATGCGTTTTCTCGCCCGGCGTCTGGGCGATACGCAGCGTGCCGCTGATGTCGCGCAGGACACCTGGCTGCGATTGGCCGATCACCCCAGTGAACATGCCGTACAGAATCCCCGGGCCTACCTGTTCCGCGTGGCAGGCAACCTTGCCATCGATGACTTACGACGCGAGCACCGCCTCGCCGAGCTTCACGTTGCCGACGCGCCGCTCGAGGAACTGAGCGATCCGCAGGCCGCGCTGGAATCGAGGATGCTTGCGCAGGAGAGCCTGGCGTTGCTGGATGCGGCGCTTGAACAATTACCGAGCAACGTTCGGCAGGCGTTGTTGCTCAATCGCCTGGATGGCCTGACGCACGCCCAGATCGCGTGTCGTTTGGGCGTGTCTGAAAGCATGGTCGGCAAGTATCTGGTCCAGGCGATGCGGCATTGCCGGGCTTGGCGCAGCCGTCAGGTAGCTGACGAATGA
- a CDS encoding TonB-dependent receptor — protein sequence MPRQVSPLYRALLLATLVTSSPLLTHAAERAPVELHIAPLSLDSAMTEFADQSGLRLLFSSDDLTGLQSQGLQGRFTPEQALERLLDGTGVTWTFTDNDTVLLQRPAKKVSGPLQLDAMQVSVARRTPTKIADIPGTVWVVDRTQLREQLDTGVSLKEAIGKLVPGLDFGPEGRTNYGQNMRGRNTLVMIDGVSQNSSRGLSRLFDSISPFNVERVEVLSGASALYGGGATGGIINIVTRKGEAGEARFQTQAAMSSGFNNSDDVSTRLAQSVSGGSERLHGRLGVSVEKNEAFYDGGGDQIFIDNTQTDLQYNRAIDVMGTLDAQLTDLQSLTLLAQYYDSGNDGNTGIYFPNLNANAPSDLEDAEIRSGLDTDLEPRSRRTLLNANYHHADWLGQEFYLQGYYRKEDNNFYPFPYYNPGSPRGSKGVYFAASQQNFEVAGLKGLFAKQWDSVTFSYGMDYDHERFNAQQKVFDPQRSSDSGGLDLDTVSSAPRYPSYVVDSLSAFGQVDWKLTDHLTVSGGARHQVMDLDVSDFKGVPGGSNDYDVNLYNVGAIYAFENGHQLWSNYSEGFELADPAKYYGKPGLSVEDNPLAGIKSRQVELGWRYNDAHWQAQTALYYTWSDKAINVDTATLTIDVTDQKSRDYGFESALTRYFDSGWQTGGTLHLVRSEEEDADGDWVKRDARYASLSKATAFVGWSDGLTTARLQGNHAMDLEDNADRQIDGYTTFDLTAQRETDVGTFSVGIQNLLDEQYSTVWGQRAALFYSPTYGPAYLYDYQGRGRTFTLGWQVEY from the coding sequence ATGCCTCGACAGGTTTCTCCGCTGTACCGCGCACTGCTTCTCGCCACGCTGGTCACCAGTTCACCGCTGCTGACCCACGCCGCCGAGCGCGCCCCGGTCGAACTGCACATTGCGCCGCTCAGTCTGGATAGCGCGATGACCGAATTCGCCGATCAGTCCGGACTGCGTCTGCTGTTCAGCTCCGATGATCTCACTGGCCTACAAAGCCAGGGTTTGCAGGGCCGCTTTACGCCCGAGCAGGCGCTGGAGCGACTGCTGGATGGCACCGGTGTCACCTGGACCTTCACCGATAACGACACGGTGCTGCTACAGCGTCCGGCTAAGAAAGTCTCAGGCCCGTTGCAGCTAGACGCCATGCAGGTAAGCGTGGCCCGGCGCACTCCCACGAAGATCGCCGACATTCCCGGCACCGTCTGGGTCGTCGACCGCACCCAGCTCCGTGAGCAACTGGACACCGGCGTCAGCCTGAAGGAGGCCATCGGCAAGCTGGTGCCAGGGCTGGATTTCGGCCCGGAAGGGCGGACCAATTACGGCCAGAATATGCGTGGCCGCAATACGCTGGTGATGATCGATGGCGTGAGCCAGAACAGTTCACGTGGACTGTCGCGGCTGTTCGACAGCATTTCGCCGTTCAACGTCGAGCGTGTCGAAGTGTTGTCCGGCGCCAGTGCGCTCTACGGTGGCGGAGCGACGGGCGGGATCATCAATATCGTGACGCGCAAGGGCGAAGCCGGCGAGGCTCGGTTTCAGACCCAAGCCGCGATGAGCAGTGGCTTCAACAACAGCGATGACGTGTCCACCCGCCTGGCTCAGTCGGTCAGCGGCGGCAGTGAGCGGCTGCATGGACGGCTTGGGGTTTCGGTAGAAAAGAACGAAGCCTTTTACGACGGTGGCGGTGATCAGATATTCATCGATAACACCCAGACCGACTTGCAGTACAACCGCGCCATCGACGTGATGGGTACGCTCGATGCCCAGCTCACGGACCTGCAGAGCCTGACGCTGCTTGCGCAGTATTACGACTCGGGTAACGACGGCAACACCGGTATTTATTTCCCGAACCTGAACGCCAATGCCCCTTCGGATCTCGAAGACGCGGAGATCCGCAGCGGCCTGGACACCGATCTGGAACCTCGCTCGCGGCGAACCTTGCTCAACGCCAACTACCACCACGCCGACTGGCTGGGGCAGGAGTTCTACCTGCAGGGTTATTACCGCAAGGAGGACAACAACTTCTATCCGTTCCCCTACTACAACCCAGGCAGTCCGCGAGGCAGCAAAGGCGTCTACTTCGCCGCGTCCCAGCAGAACTTCGAGGTTGCCGGGCTCAAGGGATTGTTCGCCAAGCAGTGGGACAGCGTCACCTTCAGCTATGGGATGGACTACGACCACGAGCGCTTCAACGCGCAGCAGAAGGTCTTTGATCCGCAGCGCTCCTCGGACAGCGGCGGTCTGGACCTCGATACGGTCAGCAGCGCCCCGCGCTATCCGAGCTATGTGGTCGATAGCCTGTCGGCGTTCGGTCAGGTCGACTGGAAGCTTACCGATCATCTGACCGTCTCTGGCGGCGCGCGTCATCAGGTCATGGACCTGGACGTCAGCGACTTCAAAGGCGTACCCGGCGGCAGCAACGACTACGACGTCAACCTCTATAACGTCGGCGCAATCTACGCCTTCGAAAACGGCCATCAGCTGTGGAGCAATTACAGCGAAGGCTTCGAACTGGCCGACCCGGCAAAGTATTACGGCAAGCCTGGGCTGTCGGTAGAAGACAACCCACTGGCGGGCATCAAGAGCCGTCAGGTCGAGCTCGGGTGGCGCTACAACGATGCGCATTGGCAGGCGCAGACCGCCCTGTACTACACCTGGTCGGACAAGGCGATCAACGTCGACACCGCCACGCTGACCATTGATGTAACCGACCAGAAGAGCCGCGATTACGGCTTCGAGAGCGCGCTGACGCGTTACTTCGACAGCGGCTGGCAGACCGGCGGAACCCTGCACCTGGTGCGGTCGGAAGAGGAAGACGCCGACGGCGACTGGGTCAAGCGTGACGCGCGCTACGCCTCGCTATCGAAGGCCACCGCCTTCGTTGGATGGAGCGATGGGCTTACCACGGCGCGCTTGCAGGGTAACCACGCGATGGATCTTGAGGACAATGCCGATCGGCAGATCGATGGCTACACCACTTTCGACCTGACGGCGCAGCGTGAAACGGACGTCGGCACGTTCAGCGTCGGCATCCAGAACCTGCTGGATGAGCAGTACAGCACCGTATGGGGCCAGCGCGCTGCGCTGTTCTACTCGCCCACCTACGGGCCGGCCTACCTGTATGACTACCAGGGCCGCGGGCGCACTTTCACCCTCGGCTGGCAGGTGGAGTACTGA
- the trpA gene encoding tryptophan synthase subunit alpha: protein MSRLQTRFDELKQQNRAALVTFITAGDPDYATSLQILKGLPAAGADVIELGMPFTDPMADGPAIQLANIRALAAKQDLAKTLQMVREFRQDNQTTPLVLMGYFNPIHKMGVERFLAEAVEAGVDGLIVVDLPPEHNEDLCDPAQAAGIDFIRLTTPTTDDKRLPTVLNGSSGFVYYVSVAGVTGAGSATLEHVEEAVARLKRHTDLPVCVGFGIRTPDQAAAIARLSEGVVVGSALIDQIANSESSQQAVEGVLGLCRELSEGVRKARS, encoded by the coding sequence ATGAGCCGCCTGCAGACGCGCTTCGACGAGCTGAAACAACAGAACCGCGCCGCGCTGGTGACCTTCATCACCGCCGGCGATCCGGACTACGCCACCTCGCTGCAGATCCTCAAGGGCCTGCCCGCCGCTGGTGCCGACGTGATCGAACTGGGCATGCCCTTCACCGATCCGATGGCCGACGGCCCGGCGATCCAGCTGGCCAACATCCGCGCCCTGGCCGCCAAGCAGGACCTGGCCAAGACGCTGCAGATGGTTCGCGAATTCCGCCAGGACAACCAGACCACGCCGCTGGTGCTGATGGGCTACTTCAACCCCATCCACAAGATGGGTGTCGAGCGCTTCCTTGCCGAGGCGGTGGAAGCCGGCGTTGACGGCCTGATCGTGGTCGACCTGCCGCCGGAACATAACGAAGACCTCTGCGACCCGGCCCAGGCCGCAGGCATCGACTTCATCCGCCTGACCACCCCGACCACCGACGACAAGCGCTTGCCCACCGTGCTCAACGGCAGCTCGGGCTTCGTCTACTACGTCTCGGTGGCCGGCGTGACCGGTGCCGGCTCGGCGACGCTGGAACATGTCGAAGAAGCCGTGGCGCGACTGAAGCGCCACACCGACCTGCCGGTGTGCGTCGGTTTCGGCATCCGCACCCCAGACCAGGCAGCCGCCATTGCGCGCCTGAGCGAGGGCGTAGTGGTCGGCTCGGCGTTGATCGATCAGATCGCCAACTCCGAGAGCAGCCAGCAGGCGGTCGAGGGTGTGTTGGGATTGTGTCGGGAACTGAGTGAAGGGGTTCGAAAAGCACGCAGTTGA